Proteins from a genomic interval of Hydrogenophaga sp. PAMC20947:
- a CDS encoding transglutaminase family protein yields the protein MSEVLSEPGQARLLEAFSDARLGFHLGRHAFKVFRLGSWQRLNSGEPLAQRSPWSVHVLLSGRLMGAKSLWLGPGNHFAASREPLLALDHDTWVWTLETSQAVWRAPDNRELRTIWARAVAAAQTDESAAGPPATLPDSAALCDLEHPAIQTLAGQLRKDTPAATAEAVFHTIQRMPYRFGLWQETASRTLARGSGMCTTKANLQVALLRALGLEAGFVEVPLEIGVLGVLMPDAWRGLMRSHVKHYFAAVKLNGRWHPADASFCETSCMLFTDAVPDLAALVPAWFQEGRPYHPVSRIQGSDPFAIEVLPHLHAEMGKASRFLPRHFEAMNTQLDRRARSGLVDGPARTEIPAPIKDQGHHA from the coding sequence ATGTCCGAAGTTTTGTCCGAGCCTGGGCAGGCGCGCCTGCTGGAGGCGTTTTCTGATGCCCGTCTGGGCTTTCATCTGGGCCGCCACGCCTTCAAGGTGTTCCGACTGGGGTCCTGGCAGCGCCTGAATTCTGGTGAACCCCTGGCCCAGCGCAGCCCCTGGTCGGTGCATGTGCTGCTCTCGGGGCGCCTGATGGGGGCCAAGAGCCTTTGGCTCGGGCCAGGCAACCACTTTGCGGCCTCGCGCGAGCCGCTGCTGGCCCTGGATCACGACACCTGGGTCTGGACACTCGAGACCAGCCAGGCGGTTTGGCGGGCGCCTGACAACCGTGAGTTGCGGACCATCTGGGCCCGAGCGGTGGCCGCCGCGCAGACCGATGAGTCGGCGGCAGGCCCGCCGGCCACGCTGCCCGATTCCGCCGCCCTGTGCGATCTGGAGCACCCGGCCATTCAGACCTTGGCGGGTCAGCTTCGCAAGGACACGCCGGCGGCCACTGCCGAAGCCGTGTTCCACACCATCCAGCGCATGCCCTACCGTTTTGGCTTGTGGCAGGAGACCGCTTCTCGAACCTTGGCGCGTGGCAGTGGCATGTGCACCACCAAAGCCAACCTGCAGGTCGCGTTGTTGCGGGCGCTGGGCCTGGAGGCGGGATTCGTCGAAGTGCCGCTGGAGATCGGGGTGCTGGGGGTGTTGATGCCCGACGCTTGGCGTGGCCTGATGCGCAGCCACGTCAAACACTACTTTGCAGCGGTCAAACTCAATGGCCGATGGCATCCCGCCGATGCTTCGTTTTGTGAAACGAGCTGTATGCTGTTCACCGATGCTGTGCCCGATCTCGCAGCCCTGGTGCCGGCGTGGTTCCAGGAAGGGCGACCCTACCATCCGGTGTCGCGCATCCAGGGCTCGGATCCGTTTGCCATTGAGGTGCTGCCCCACCTGCATGCGGAAATGGGCAAGGCCAGCCGATTCCTGCCCAGGCACTTTGAGGCCATGAACACGCAGCTGGATCGGCGCGCTCGGAGCGGGCTTGTGGATGGCCCTGCCCGCACCGAAATACCTGCACCAATCAAAGACCAAGGACACCACGCATGA
- a CDS encoding phosphopantothenoylcysteine decarboxylase, whose translation MSRYDWDFSAPTPSPMGDHDVPMVSQRLAGRRIALLVTGGIAAMKTPQLARGLRRHGAEVVAFASDDALRYVAREALEWATCAPVVTGLTWAAEHLSDGAPFDAYLVAPATHNTIAKMACGIADTVVTSALASALGRMEQGRTRIVVAPTMHGTLHNSVLVDNARKLAGIGVQFVAPHDAYGKHNLPSTETLCIAVGRALSDSPLAGRHILVTAGPTPVPIDGVRRIVNRFRGRLGADIADELIWRGAEAELLLGDGAWRPSAPLPLTIARTFDEYRDTVVKRAQGGLFAGVFSAGVADYRPRQAVQGKIPSGQASLQLDLEPTEKVIDLACAADPAMACVAFKYLEGVSEAELLQVAARRLGRASLVVATRGEDTRGSAQRAFMVQASGVTPMEGKQQIAAFVADHLEGLARR comes from the coding sequence ATGAGCCGATACGACTGGGATTTTTCCGCGCCCACGCCCAGCCCCATGGGGGACCACGATGTCCCCATGGTGTCGCAGCGCCTGGCCGGCCGGCGCATCGCGCTGCTGGTGACGGGTGGCATCGCGGCCATGAAGACGCCGCAGTTGGCGCGAGGCCTGCGCCGCCACGGTGCCGAAGTTGTGGCGTTTGCTTCGGACGATGCCCTGCGGTATGTGGCCCGAGAAGCGCTGGAGTGGGCCACCTGTGCGCCCGTGGTCACAGGCCTGACCTGGGCCGCCGAACACCTCTCCGATGGCGCGCCCTTTGATGCCTATCTGGTGGCTCCCGCCACGCACAACACCATCGCCAAGATGGCCTGTGGCATTGCCGACACGGTGGTCACCTCGGCGCTGGCATCGGCATTGGGTCGCATGGAGCAGGGGCGCACACGCATCGTGGTCGCGCCGACCATGCACGGCACCCTGCACAACAGCGTGCTGGTCGACAATGCGCGAAAACTGGCTGGCATCGGGGTTCAGTTTGTGGCACCCCACGACGCCTACGGCAAACACAACTTGCCCAGCACCGAAACCCTGTGCATTGCCGTTGGTCGGGCGCTCAGCGACTCACCGCTGGCAGGGCGCCACATTCTCGTGACAGCAGGCCCCACCCCGGTGCCCATTGACGGCGTGCGCCGCATCGTGAACCGCTTTCGCGGGCGCCTGGGCGCCGATATCGCTGATGAACTGATCTGGCGCGGAGCCGAAGCCGAGTTGCTCCTGGGTGACGGCGCCTGGCGGCCCTCTGCCCCCTTGCCCCTCACCATCGCCCGTACCTTCGACGAGTACCGGGACACCGTGGTCAAACGTGCGCAAGGCGGGCTCTTTGCCGGGGTGTTTTCGGCTGGCGTCGCCGACTACCGCCCGCGCCAGGCGGTGCAGGGCAAGATTCCCTCGGGTCAGGCCAGCCTGCAGCTGGATCTCGAACCCACCGAAAAGGTGATTGATCTGGCGTGTGCAGCCGATCCCGCCATGGCGTGTGTGGCCTTCAAGTACCTGGAAGGCGTGAGCGAAGCCGAGTTGCTGCAAGTGGCCGCTCGCCGCCTGGGCCGGGCCTCGCTGGTGGTGGCCACCCGCGGCGAAGACACACGCGGGTCGGCACAGCGGGCTTTCATGGTGCAGGCCAGCGGCGTCACACCGATGGAGGGCAAGCAGCAAATCGCCGCGTTTGTGGCCGATCACCTGGAAGGCTTGGCCCGCCGCTGA
- a CDS encoding SulP family inorganic anion transporter, with protein sequence MFQNFRQDWLSNVRNDVLAGLVVALALIPEAIAFSIIAGVDPKVGLYASFSIATIIAFMGGRPGMISAATGAMALVMVSLVKSHGLDYLLAATVLTGVLQVIAGWVRLGVLMRFVSRSVVTGFVNALAILIFMAQLPELTNVTWHVYAMTAAGLGIIYGLPYLTKAVPSPLVTIVVLTAFAMLMGLDIRTVGDMGELPDSLPAFLIPDVPFTWETLQIIFPYSLTLMVVGLLESLMTATIVDDLTDTKSDKNRECVGQGVANVATGFIGGMAGCAMIGQSVINVKSGGRGRLSTLVAGVVLLILVVFLGEWVKQIPMAALVAVMIMVSIGTFNWGSFRNLGEHPKSSSAVMIATVIVTVATHDLAKGVLTGVLLSGFFFAHKVGQILRVNSLAQDEGRQRNYRISGQVFFASAERFINAFDFKEVIDRVQIDVSRAHFWDITAISALDKVVMKFRREGTEVEVVGLNEASATLVDKFAVHDKDGAADLITDH encoded by the coding sequence TTGTTCCAAAATTTTCGCCAAGACTGGCTGTCCAACGTCCGCAACGACGTGCTCGCAGGCCTTGTGGTCGCGCTGGCGCTGATCCCCGAGGCCATTGCGTTTTCCATCATTGCGGGTGTGGATCCCAAGGTGGGGCTCTATGCCTCGTTTTCGATCGCGACCATCATTGCCTTCATGGGTGGGCGCCCCGGCATGATCTCGGCGGCCACAGGCGCCATGGCGCTGGTGATGGTTTCTCTGGTCAAAAGCCACGGACTGGACTATTTGCTGGCCGCCACCGTGCTCACGGGTGTGTTGCAGGTGATCGCCGGCTGGGTGCGGTTGGGGGTGCTGATGCGCTTTGTTTCGCGCTCGGTGGTGACGGGCTTTGTCAACGCCCTGGCGATCCTGATTTTCATGGCCCAGTTGCCTGAGCTGACCAACGTGACCTGGCATGTGTATGCGATGACAGCAGCCGGCCTGGGCATTATTTACGGGCTGCCTTATCTGACCAAGGCCGTGCCCTCCCCGCTGGTGACGATCGTGGTGCTGACGGCGTTCGCCATGCTCATGGGTCTGGACATTCGCACGGTGGGTGACATGGGCGAATTGCCCGACAGCCTGCCGGCTTTTTTGATTCCTGACGTGCCTTTCACCTGGGAAACGCTGCAGATCATCTTCCCGTACTCGCTCACCCTCATGGTGGTGGGCCTGCTGGAGTCCCTGATGACGGCGACCATCGTCGACGACCTCACCGACACCAAGAGCGACAAGAACCGCGAGTGTGTGGGGCAGGGCGTGGCCAACGTGGCCACCGGCTTCATCGGAGGCATGGCCGGCTGCGCCATGATCGGCCAGAGCGTGATCAATGTGAAGTCGGGTGGTCGCGGGCGTTTGTCCACGCTGGTCGCCGGTGTGGTGTTGCTGATTCTGGTGGTGTTCCTGGGCGAATGGGTCAAGCAGATTCCCATGGCTGCTCTGGTGGCCGTGATGATCATGGTGTCCATCGGCACCTTCAACTGGGGTTCGTTCCGCAACCTGGGCGAGCACCCCAAGAGCTCCAGTGCCGTGATGATCGCCACCGTGATCGTGACTGTCGCCACGCACGATCTGGCGAAAGGCGTGCTCACGGGTGTGCTGTTGTCGGGCTTTTTCTTTGCCCACAAGGTCGGCCAGATCCTGCGCGTGAACTCACTCGCGCAAGACGAAGGACGTCAGCGCAACTACCGCATCAGCGGCCAGGTCTTTTTTGCTTCGGCCGAGCGTTTCATCAACGCGTTTGATTTCAAGGAAGTGATCGATCGGGTGCAGATCGACGTCAGCCGGGCCCATTTCTGGGACATCACGGCGATCAGTGCGCTCGACAAAGTGGTGATGAAGTTTCGCCGCGAGGGCACCGAGGTGGAGGTGGTCGGTCTCAACGAAGCCAGCGCCACGCTGGTGGACAAGTTCGCCGTACACGACAAGGACGGCGCCGCCGACCTGATCACCGACCACTGA
- a CDS encoding universal stress protein: MTPEQRVIACVDQSAYADTVTDHAAWAALQMGAPLELLHVIDRHPETAQSSDRSGAIGPDAQQALLTQLSQEDEARVRAAREQGRLFLNRLRERALAAGVPVVDVRQRLGHLDETLQEVQNEARLVVMGRRGASAAEGERSLGSNVESVVRALARPILTVGQKAFKAPERVLLAFDGSAITRKGVEMVAGSPLFRGLPVHLVMAGLDASSGQKDMDWAIAHLREGGIDAQGVCVPGDPQEVILRSMEAQGADWLLMGAYTHSPWRKLFSKSRTSGLLASVGKPTLLLR; this comes from the coding sequence ATGACACCCGAACAACGCGTTATCGCCTGCGTCGACCAGTCTGCGTATGCGGACACCGTGACCGACCACGCCGCCTGGGCCGCCTTGCAGATGGGCGCCCCTCTGGAGCTGCTGCACGTCATTGACCGCCATCCCGAGACAGCGCAAAGCAGCGACCGCAGCGGGGCCATTGGCCCCGATGCGCAGCAGGCATTGCTGACCCAGCTGAGCCAGGAAGATGAAGCGCGCGTCCGCGCCGCCCGCGAGCAGGGGCGGCTGTTTCTCAACCGCTTGCGCGAGCGTGCGCTGGCCGCCGGTGTGCCTGTGGTGGATGTCCGCCAACGCCTGGGTCACCTGGATGAAACCTTGCAAGAGGTGCAAAACGAGGCCCGCCTCGTGGTCATGGGGCGCCGCGGCGCATCAGCTGCCGAGGGTGAACGCTCGCTGGGCAGCAACGTTGAGAGTGTGGTGCGCGCCTTGGCTCGCCCCATCCTGACGGTGGGGCAAAAAGCCTTCAAAGCACCCGAGCGTGTCTTGCTGGCTTTTGATGGCAGCGCCATCACCCGCAAAGGTGTCGAGATGGTCGCTGGCAGCCCGCTGTTTCGCGGCCTGCCGGTCCACCTCGTGATGGCGGGGCTGGATGCTTCAAGCGGTCAAAAGGACATGGACTGGGCCATTGCGCATTTGCGAGAAGGCGGCATCGATGCACAAGGCGTCTGTGTGCCCGGGGATCCCCAGGAGGTCATTTTGCGGTCCATGGAAGCGCAGGGCGCCGACTGGCTGCTGATGGGTGCCTACACCCATTCACCCTGGCGCAAGCTGTTTTCCAAAAGCCGCACCAGTGGCTTGTTGGCATCCGTGGGCAAGCCGACGCTGTTGTTGCGCTGA
- the tolA gene encoding cell envelope integrity protein TolA, which produces MQITADTLDLKPPRTSRWSMPLVLALAAHALLIGALTWGVHWKTDAEPVSFDVELWSAVAQRAAPRAVEPPPPPPVREPKIKPEPKPEPKPEPKPEPKPEPKVEAPEPDTRAADIATAQAKKKKLEDQKRAADEKAEKARKDKAEKDKAEKAEKAEKAKQERLDKEKEKETKLADQQRKADDKAKREQQAAAATEKLRAENMRRMMGQAGATGDANATGTAQRSSGPSSSYAGRVNAAVRPNVLWTEDTPGNPKAEIEVRSAPDGTIISRRLDRSSGNAAWDKAALAAIDRTGKMPRDVDGRVPSQLTIVMRPRD; this is translated from the coding sequence ATGCAGATCACCGCCGACACCCTCGACCTCAAACCACCACGTACCTCGCGCTGGTCGATGCCGCTGGTGCTGGCGCTCGCCGCCCATGCCTTGCTGATCGGTGCCTTGACCTGGGGCGTGCATTGGAAGACGGATGCGGAACCGGTGAGTTTTGACGTTGAGCTGTGGTCGGCCGTGGCCCAGCGCGCAGCACCCCGCGCGGTCGAGCCACCGCCACCGCCGCCGGTTCGTGAGCCCAAGATCAAGCCCGAGCCGAAACCTGAACCCAAGCCCGAGCCAAAACCCGAACCCAAGCCTGAGCCCAAGGTAGAGGCTCCAGAGCCCGACACCCGGGCTGCGGATATCGCCACGGCACAAGCGAAAAAGAAAAAGCTCGAAGATCAGAAACGCGCCGCGGACGAAAAGGCGGAGAAAGCTCGAAAAGACAAGGCTGAGAAGGACAAAGCCGAAAAGGCCGAAAAGGCGGAGAAAGCCAAACAGGAACGGCTGGATAAAGAGAAAGAGAAAGAAACGAAACTGGCCGATCAGCAAAGAAAAGCTGACGACAAGGCCAAGCGCGAACAGCAGGCCGCAGCGGCGACTGAAAAACTGCGCGCAGAAAACATGCGCCGCATGATGGGCCAGGCGGGCGCCACCGGCGACGCCAATGCCACCGGCACTGCCCAGCGCTCGAGCGGCCCTTCAAGCAGCTACGCAGGTCGGGTCAACGCCGCAGTCCGGCCCAATGTGCTGTGGACCGAAGATACGCCTGGCAACCCCAAGGCTGAGATTGAGGTGCGCAGCGCACCCGATGGCACGATCATCTCGCGGCGCCTGGATCGCAGCAGCGGCAATGCCGCATGGGACAAAGCCGCGCTGGCGGCGATCGATCGCACGGGCAAGATGCCACGCGACGTGGACGGCCGGGTGCCTTCGCAGCTGACCATAGTGATGCGGCCCCGCGACTGA
- a CDS encoding biopolymer transporter ExbD, producing MASGYARGRVRRTKNEINMVPFIDVMLVLLIIFMVTAPLISPSQIEVPSVGQGKETPKTFVSVSIDKDEIIEISEGNAKGDGREIKIDRLAEEVKALQTAAASEGVEASQVPVVISADKSIKYETVVKAMDTLQRAGMSRIGLSVQTTR from the coding sequence ATGGCTTCTGGATACGCCCGCGGGCGGGTGCGCCGCACCAAGAACGAGATCAACATGGTCCCGTTCATTGATGTCATGCTCGTGCTGCTGATCATTTTCATGGTCACAGCCCCCCTGATCTCGCCGAGCCAGATTGAAGTTCCCAGTGTGGGGCAAGGCAAGGAAACGCCGAAAACGTTTGTCAGCGTGAGCATCGACAAAGACGAAATCATTGAGATCAGCGAAGGCAATGCCAAAGGCGACGGCCGCGAAATCAAGATCGATCGGCTGGCCGAAGAGGTGAAGGCTCTGCAGACAGCGGCCGCCAGTGAAGGCGTTGAAGCCAGCCAGGTGCCCGTGGTGATCAGCGCCGACAAGAGCATCAAATACGAAACCGTGGTGAAAGCCATGGACACCCTGCAACGCGCCGGCATGAGCCGCATTGGCCTGTCGGTGCAAACCACGCGCTGA
- the tolQ gene encoding protein TolQ: MNQDLSIVQLMLNASWVVQAVVAILMLVSIVSWAAIFRKVFALKRVNAHNEDFDREFWSGANLNDLYAAAAQSARHGGPMERIFASGMREYHKLRERKIADNPTLLDGARRAMRASFQRELDVLETNLSFLGTVGSVAPYVGLFGTVWGIMHAFTGLAAMTQVTLATVAPGIAEALVATAIGLFAAIPAVVAYNRFATDIDRVANRMETFMEEFSNILQRNLGNHQSASGH, from the coding sequence ATGAACCAAGACCTTTCTATCGTCCAGCTGATGCTCAACGCGAGCTGGGTGGTTCAAGCCGTGGTGGCGATTCTGATGCTGGTGTCCATCGTCAGCTGGGCCGCCATCTTCCGCAAGGTTTTCGCGCTCAAGCGCGTCAACGCCCACAACGAAGATTTCGACCGCGAATTCTGGTCGGGCGCCAACCTCAATGACCTGTATGCGGCCGCAGCGCAGAGCGCCCGCCACGGTGGCCCGATGGAGCGTATTTTCGCCAGCGGCATGCGTGAGTACCACAAACTGCGTGAGCGCAAGATCGCCGACAACCCCACACTGCTTGACGGCGCCCGCCGGGCCATGCGCGCCAGCTTCCAGCGCGAGCTCGACGTGCTTGAAACCAACCTGTCCTTCCTCGGAACGGTGGGCTCGGTCGCCCCTTACGTGGGCCTGTTTGGCACGGTCTGGGGCATCATGCACGCCTTCACCGGCCTGGCCGCCATGACCCAAGTGACCCTCGCTACCGTGGCCCCCGGCATCGCCGAAGCACTGGTGGCCACCGCCATCGGCTTGTTTGCGGCCATCCCGGCCGTGGTGGCCTACAACCGCTTTGCCACCGATATCGACCGCGTGGCCAACCGCATGGAAACCTTCATGGAAGAGTTTTCCAACATCCTGCAGCGCAACCTGGGCAACCACCAGTCGGCGTCAGGTCATTGA
- the ybgC gene encoding tol-pal system-associated acyl-CoA thioesterase translates to MGATFTWPVRVYWEDTDAGGIVFYANYLKFFERARTEWLRSLGIGQQRLRDETGGMFVVTDTHLRYLRPARLDDLLLVTAHVQEAGRASLTMVQRVLLKPEHAGDANIVLCEGTIRIGWVDGAAMRPRRIPTAVLRQIVPGAVSAD, encoded by the coding sequence GTGGGGGCAACATTCACCTGGCCCGTACGGGTCTACTGGGAAGACACCGACGCCGGCGGGATCGTCTTTTACGCCAACTACCTCAAGTTTTTCGAGCGTGCACGCACCGAATGGCTGCGCAGCCTGGGCATAGGGCAGCAGCGCCTGCGAGATGAAACCGGTGGCATGTTTGTGGTCACCGACACACACCTGCGTTACTTGCGTCCGGCACGGCTCGACGATTTGCTTTTGGTTACGGCGCACGTTCAAGAAGCCGGCCGCGCATCCCTCACAATGGTGCAGCGTGTGCTCCTGAAACCCGAGCACGCTGGAGACGCTAACATCGTGCTCTGCGAAGGCACCATCCGCATTGGGTGGGTGGACGGCGCTGCCATGCGGCCCCGGCGCATTCCGACAGCGGTGTTGCGCCAGATCGTGCCCGGTGCCGTTTCTGCCGACTGA
- a CDS encoding pyridoxal phosphate-dependent aminotransferase, which produces MRITQRAQRVEPFYVMELAKAAADMAAQAGPDQRPMIYLNIGEPDFTAPILVQEAANRAIRDGRSQYTQATGLPALRRAISGWYASRFGLDIDPQRIVVTAGASAALQLACLALVEAGDEVLMPDPSYPCNRQFVQAAEGRAVLLPSGPAERFQLSAAQVEQAWGPATRGVLLASPSNPTGTSIARQELEKIARFVRERGGVTLVDEIYLGLSFDDAYGHSALGLPDGLGDDVISINSFSKYFNMTGWRLGWLVLPPALVPVAERLAQNLFICASTIAQHAALACFDPESLKEYERRRAAFKARRDYFIPELNRLGLTVPVMPDGAFYAWADVSALCERWGLPPATADRPEGGSWALAFELMQRCQLATTPGRDFGQADPGRYLRFSTANSMDQLREAIARLESAL; this is translated from the coding sequence ATGCGCATCACACAGCGCGCTCAGCGCGTGGAGCCGTTTTATGTGATGGAGCTGGCCAAAGCTGCGGCAGACATGGCCGCTCAGGCCGGACCGGACCAGCGGCCGATGATTTACCTCAACATCGGCGAACCGGATTTCACCGCGCCCATCTTGGTTCAAGAGGCTGCCAACCGTGCCATTCGCGACGGACGCAGCCAATACACCCAGGCCACCGGCCTGCCAGCCTTGCGCCGCGCGATCAGCGGCTGGTATGCCAGCCGTTTTGGACTGGACATCGACCCCCAGCGCATCGTGGTCACCGCAGGCGCCTCGGCCGCACTGCAGCTGGCGTGTCTGGCCCTGGTCGAAGCGGGCGATGAAGTGCTCATGCCCGACCCGAGCTACCCCTGCAACCGGCAGTTTGTGCAGGCAGCGGAAGGCCGCGCGGTCTTGCTTCCTTCCGGGCCCGCAGAGCGCTTTCAGCTCAGTGCGGCCCAGGTGGAGCAGGCCTGGGGCCCCGCCACACGGGGGGTGCTGCTGGCATCGCCGTCCAACCCAACGGGCACCTCGATCGCACGGCAGGAGCTGGAGAAAATCGCCCGTTTCGTGCGCGAGCGCGGCGGTGTGACCCTGGTCGATGAGATCTACCTAGGGTTGAGCTTCGACGATGCCTACGGCCACAGCGCGCTGGGCCTGCCCGATGGGCTGGGCGATGATGTGATCAGCATCAACAGCTTCTCGAAATACTTCAACATGACCGGTTGGCGCCTGGGCTGGCTGGTGCTGCCGCCGGCGCTGGTGCCCGTGGCCGAGCGCCTGGCACAAAACCTGTTCATCTGCGCCAGCACCATCGCGCAACACGCCGCGCTGGCCTGCTTCGATCCTGAAAGCCTCAAAGAATACGAACGCCGCCGTGCCGCCTTCAAAGCCCGACGCGACTACTTCATACCGGAACTCAACCGCCTGGGCCTGACGGTACCCGTGATGCCCGATGGTGCGTTTTACGCCTGGGCCGATGTCTCGGCTCTGTGCGAACGCTGGGGTTTGCCGCCCGCCACGGCCGATCGGCCCGAAGGTGGCAGCTGGGCCCTCGCTTTCGAGCTGATGCAGCGCTGCCAGTTGGCCACCACGCCCGGGCGGGATTTTGGCCAGGCTGATCCGGGGCGTTACCTCCGGTTTTCAACCGCCAACAGCATGGATCAGCTGCGCGAAGCGATCGCCCGCCTGGAGTCCGCTCTGTGA
- the nusB gene encoding transcription antitermination factor NusB translates to MTDSHADSTPKARKASDKSARTRAREFALQALYQYIVGRNDATDIDLFTRDLAGFHKADSVHYDAVLHGCIAQADSLDALITPMLDRPLVEVSPIERGVLWMGAYEFQHCLDVPWRVVLNECIELAKSFGGTDGHKYVNGVLHKLAAQLRPLEVAAAAPRGKPAPAPEGSNL, encoded by the coding sequence ATGACCGATTCCCACGCCGATAGCACGCCCAAGGCGCGCAAGGCATCCGACAAATCGGCCCGTACCCGCGCCCGTGAATTTGCGCTGCAGGCGCTGTACCAATACATCGTGGGTCGCAACGATGCCACCGATATCGATCTGTTCACACGCGATCTGGCGGGCTTTCACAAGGCCGACAGCGTGCACTACGACGCTGTGTTGCACGGCTGCATCGCCCAGGCCGATTCGCTCGACGCGTTGATCACACCCATGCTCGACCGGCCGCTGGTGGAGGTGTCGCCGATTGAGCGCGGGGTCCTGTGGATGGGCGCCTACGAATTTCAGCATTGCCTGGACGTGCCTTGGCGCGTGGTGCTCAACGAATGCATCGAGCTGGCGAAATCTTTCGGTGGCACCGATGGCCACAAATACGTCAACGGCGTTTTGCACAAGCTCGCCGCCCAGTTGCGTCCGCTGGAGGTCGCAGCGGCAGCACCACGTGGCAAACCAGCGCCGGCCCCTGAAGGCAGCAACCTTTGA
- the ribH gene encoding 6,7-dimethyl-8-ribityllumazine synthase — MFGADKGTSNLLDGKKLSIGIVQARFNEGITDALFQACHDELLQLGVLEKHITHVKVPGALEVPVALQAMAERDDFDALIALGCIIRGETYHFELVANESGAGVTRLSLDYQVPIANAIITTENLEQAVARQVDKGRDAARVAVEMAHVLEQIG, encoded by the coding sequence ATGTTTGGCGCAGACAAAGGCACCTCCAACCTGCTCGATGGCAAGAAGCTCTCCATCGGCATCGTTCAAGCGCGCTTCAACGAGGGCATCACCGATGCGCTCTTCCAAGCCTGCCACGATGAATTGCTCCAGCTGGGTGTGCTGGAAAAACACATCACCCACGTCAAGGTCCCCGGGGCACTGGAAGTTCCCGTGGCGCTGCAGGCCATGGCCGAACGCGATGATTTCGACGCCCTGATTGCACTGGGCTGCATCATCCGCGGTGAAACCTACCACTTCGAGCTGGTGGCCAACGAATCGGGCGCCGGTGTGACACGCTTGTCGCTCGACTACCAGGTGCCGATCGCCAACGCCATCATCACCACTGAAAACCTGGAGCAGGCGGTGGCCCGCCAGGTAGACAAAGGCCGTGACGCAGCACGCGTGGCGGTTGAAATGGCCCATGTGCTGGAACAGATTGGATAA